From the genome of Labrus bergylta chromosome 4, fLabBer1.1, whole genome shotgun sequence, one region includes:
- the LOC109997456 gene encoding leukotriene B4 receptor 1-like produces the protein MSQSYSPSLLTTPTYINVTNPEDDSVVSNDFTNTLSALILGLVFLLGVPGNLFIIWSILARTRERSVTTLLILNLACADGILMALTIFFIVYLAKQSWVFGDAMCKGAFYLCNSNMYASIFLITLMSVHRMVAVVFPRKAKSLVTKQIVRRAIIGTWVLVMLISIPSLVFRNLRVDLDEKRMKRLVCAPNHTKARHVRFQNTLETVTGFILPYSVIITCYVLILRRLRQTKFQRKVRSENLILAIVVTFGLFWLPYHTINMLQVAAEWCQNGSKAKENLDKISKNSRAVTSCLAFISSCANPVLYTFAGKSYIKQSGFAFMARLFEGMSLDQTGTKKIRGQSKDLAESSSTGTPPLRNGK, from the exons ATGAGCCAGTCCTACAGTCCGTCCCTCTTGACCACGCCTACATACATCAATGTCACAAACCCAGAGGATGACAGTGTGGTCAGCAATGACTTCACGAACACGTTGAGTGCCCTCATCCTCGGCTTGGTCTTCCTCCTTGGTGTCCCCGGCAACCTCTTCATTATCTGGAGCATCCTGGCGCGCACCCGGGAACGATCGGTCACCACCCTCCTCATCCTCAACTTGGCATGCGCTGACGGCATCCTCATGGCCCTCACCATCTTCTTCATCGTCTACCTGGCCAAGCAGTCGTGGGTGTTCGGTGACGCCATGTGCAAAGGCGCCTTCTACCTGTGCAACTCTAACATGTACGCCTCCATCTTCCTAATCACGCTGATGAGCGTGCACAGGATGGTCGCCGTGGTGTTTCCGAGAAAAGCCAAGTCCCTCGTCACCAAGCAGATCGTGAGGAGGGCTATCATTGGCACGTGGGTGCTGGTGATGTTGATCTCGATCCCGTCGCTGGTGTTTCGAAATTTGAGAGTGGACTTAGATGAGAAGCGTATGAAAAGATTGGTTTGCGCGCCCAATCACACCAAGGCTCGACAT GTGAGGTTTCAGAATACCTTAGAGACTGTGACGGGATTTATTCTTCCATACTCAGTCATCATAACGTGCTACGTCCTCATCCTGAGGCGCCTGAGACAGACCAAGTTTCAAAGAAAGGTCCGCAGCGAGAACCTCATCCTGGCTATCGTGGTGACGTTTGGCCTTTTCTGGCTGCCGTACCACACTATAAACATGCTGCAG GTGGCAGCTGAGTGGTGTCAGAACGGTTCAAAGGCAAAAGAAAA TTTGGACAAAATCTCTAAAAATAGCCGCGCAGTGACCTCATGTCTGgccttcatcagcagctgtgccAATCCTGTCCTCTACACCTTCGCTGGGAAGTCCTACATCAAGCAGAGCGGATTTGCTTTCATGGCGCGACTCTTTGAGGGAATGTCATTGGACCAAACAGGAACCAAAAAGATTCGGGGACAAAGTAAAGACCTTGCTGAATCAAGCAGCACAGGAACTCCTCCTTTACGAAACGGAAAATGA